A window from Vigna angularis cultivar LongXiaoDou No.4 chromosome 7, ASM1680809v1, whole genome shotgun sequence encodes these proteins:
- the LOC108336278 gene encoding uridine kinase-like protein 4, with translation MASIDVTIYNTNSTIKKGEKAAPPYAAIYLFPLSFVFLSFAPFLFRLPTILSLQRSLPMGTKSVVDLMESSSEVHFSGVYMDGIEQRNTEQPTTSATDMNKQPFVIGVAGGAASGKTSVCDLIIQQLHDQRVVLVNQDSFYHNLTEEQLIRVQDYNFDHPEAFDTEHLLRVMDKLKRGQAVDIPKYDFKGYKTGVFPARRVNLADVIILEGILVFHDPRVRALMNMKIFVDTDADIRLARRIKRDTADNARDIGAVLDQYSKFVKPAFDDFILPTKKYADIIIPRGGDNHVAIDLIVQHIRMKLGQHDLCKIYPSLYVIQSTFQIRGMHTLIRDSQTTKHDFVFYSDRLIRLVVEHGLGHLPFTEKQVITPTGSVYSGVDFCKRLCGVSIIRSGESMENALRACCKGIKIGKILIHREGDNGQQLIYEKLPKDISDRHVLLLDPILGTGNSAVQAISLLLKKGVPESNIIFLNLISAPQGIHVVCKSFPKIKIVTSDIEIGLNEDFRVIPGMGEFGDRYFGTDDDHQVLLPSQ, from the exons ATGGCTTCAATCGACGTCACTATATATAATACCAACAGCACGATAAAAAAAGGTGAAAAGGCAGCTCCACCGTATGCTGCTATATATTTATTTCCCCTTTCTttcgtttttctttctttcgCTCCGTTCCTCTTTCGTCTTCCTACAATTCTTTCACTTCAAAG gTCTTTGCCTATGGGAACTAAGTCAGTTGTGGATTTAATGGAGTCTTCATCTGAGGTTCACTTTTCTGGAGTTTACATGGATGGCATAGAGCAAAGAAACACAGAGCAACCGACTACTTCTGCAACTGACATGAACAAACAACCTTTTGTGATAG GTGTTGCTGGTGGAGCAGCATCCGGTAAGACATCAGTTTGTGATTTGATTATTCAGCAGCTTCATGACCAACGAGTTGTACTTGTTAATCAG GATTCATTTTACCATAATTTGACTGAGGAGCAACTTATAAGAGTACAAGATTACAACTTTGACCATCCTG AAGCTTTTGATACTGAGCATTTGCTACGTGTCATGGACAAGTTGAAGCGTGGCCAGGCAGTAGATATTCCGAAGTATGATTTTAAGGGTTACAAAACTGGTGTTTTTCCAGCGAGACGG GTAAACCTGGCGGATGTTATTATTTTGGAAGGTATCCTTGTTTTCCATGATCCACGAGTGCGGGCATTGATGAATATGAAGATATTTGTCGACACAG ATGCTGATATTCGCTTGGCGAGAAGAATTAAACGGGATACTGCTGACAATGCTCGTGATATTGGAGCTGTGCTCGATCAG TATTCTAAATTTGTGAAGCCGGCTTTTGATGACTTTATTCTTCCCACCAAGAAGTATGCCGATATCATTATACCCCGTGGAGGAGATAATCATGTAGCTATTGATTTGATTGTACAGCATATCCGCATGAAGCTTGGGCAGCATGACTTGTGTAAAATATACCCTAGCTTATATGTTATTCAGTCTACTTTTCAG ATACGGGGTATGCATACCCTGATTCGTGATTCTCAAACAACGAAACATGACTTTGTATTTTATTCTGACCGTTTGATTCGTTTG GTTGTAGAACATGGCCTAGGGCATCTTCCATTTACGGAAAAGCAAGTAATCACTCCAACTG GATCGGTTTACAGTGGCGTGGATTTCTGTAAGAGGTTGTGTGGTGTCTCCATCATCCGGAG TGGCGAGAGTATGGAAAATGCTTTACGAGCATGCTGCAAAGGCATCAAAATTGGGAAAATTCTTATTCACAGAGAGGGTGACAATGGTCAACAG CTAATATATGAGAAGTTGCCAAAGGATATCTCAGATAGACATGTATTGCTGTTGGATCCTATCTTAGGCACAG GTAATTCGGCTGTTCAAGCAATTTCTCTACTTTTAAAGAAGGGTGTACCAGAGTCCAACATTATATTTCTCAATCTGATATCA GCACCTCAAGGTATTCATGTGGTCTGCAAAAGCTTCCCAAAAATAAAGATCGTGACATCGGATATTGAAATTGGTTTGAATGAAGATTTCCGTGTCATACCTGGCATGGGAGAGTTTGGGGATCGGTATTTTGGAACAGATGATGACCACCAGGTGCTGCTCCCTTCACAGTAG